The Bdellovibrio sp. NC01 genome includes the window CATGATCGAAGCGTTCTGGCGGAATGAACTTAAACGCCATCGAATCAACGATCATGCTTGTTGAATAGCCAAGCTTTTTAAAGTCGTTCAGTAATGAATTTTGCAGATAGTCTGGATCAGTCGCTTTTTTGCCTAAGTTATAGCGGATGCCGTGCTCAAAAGGACTTTGGCCAGTTAGTAAACTGGTCAGTGAGGCGTGAGTCTGCGCAACCGGTGTCACGGGACTTGTGATCTCGATACTGTCGTTAAGAAAGCGTCCAAGGGCATCGTTTTCTTTGCTCATCCCGTTCTTGATGAATGAGTCATGATTTACAGAATCCAGTGTGACTAGGACGACGTCAGGTTTACTTTTTTCCGTTGCAGTTGCTTCTGGAATTGTGACGTTGTCGTATTTAAATAATGCCCAAAATATATAGATAGCAAAACCTAGAAAAAATGCGCAACCGACGATTTTTTGCGACTTCTGTGGATTTTTCAGAAGTGCGGGGGTTTGCATTACACCGACTATAATCCACCCGGTGAATAAAATGACGGCCAACGGAAAGGCATAAATCGGAGAGTTTGCTAACAGTAGCTTTCCGCCGGGAAGATCTTCAATGAGTGCCGGATGATAAAGCGCCAGTTTTGCAAAGATGATCCCAGCGAATAGCGTGATATGCACCCAACGAAATTTTTTAATAAATGTTTTTTCTAAAGTCGCCAAAAGCGCGTAGAAAAATATAAAGAGACAGAGGTCGCCAATGTAGAATTGAGCGATCTGCCAAACGGCTTCAAAGTCGACCAGCTTATCACTGACTCCACGTGGAAGTGCGGACGCGATATATAGAGTGGTCATAAGTTGTAGGACATACAACAGCAGTGTCAGCAAGAATGCTGGAAGTGACCACAAACGTTTAAGCCATGTCTTCATAATGTCTACGCAGCCGGACTAAGCAATGAATGGCCAGTTAATTTCTGTGCCGTGAGGCCCACGCCCCGCCCAGTTGTGTAATTCCTTTTTTGGATTATCAAAAACTTTTTTTAGATCAACAAAGTCTTTCGTTTTACTTGAGTACGCCAGAAATGGCAGTCCACTGGCGCTTTGTGATAAAAGCAGAAGCGTCGGCTCTGGGGTTTGAATCACAGCGCGTGGCAAAGTCATAGAAAGTGTTTTAGTAACTTTCTTTTTCTCGATGTCGATCACAGCCACCTTATCAGATTCGGGGAAAGTAACTAGCGCTTCTTTACCACCAGGCATGACACGCGCACTGAGAGCTTCGCCAATGCAGTCTTTGATTGCTGAATCGACCATCAGATCCGTGACCTTTTCGCCCTCGATCAACGCTAGCGCCGAAGGGGTTTGCACTGAATTTGGATCATCTAAACTTAAACCAAGTGCCAGAATATTTTTATCGTCGATATTAAAAAAGTGCGCATAGCCTTTGGAACCGTGAAGCAATTCAACTTGCGACACAAGTTTGCCAGACGCTACATCGATCTTTGTGAAGTTTGTCTGCAACGTCACTTTGCTTTTCGCGTAGCGATCCACTTGATATTTTGGGACGCCCGAATTCATCACCATATAGTTTTTGCCATCGTGGGATAGTTGCAACTCGTGCGGATTCATTCCGTAAGTGCTGATGCGATCAACACACTTTAAGCTCGAAGATTCATATACCAACAAACAACCGTGTCCCGAATCGTAATCCATCGCGCTGACTAAAAAATGTTTTGCATCAGGAGTGAAAACTCCATGCCCAAAGAACACCGTGTTTTTAGGAAGAACAAGGGGAGTCACTGAGGCAGATCTAACTTTGATATCGAGTGCGTTCTTACCCCATTTTTGAATGGCAATCAGCTGATCTTTATTCACAGGATTCTGAATGATCTGATGGGTAAGGAAAGTTGTTTCGAATTTTTTAAATTCAGTGCCAGCAAAGTTGCCAAGAAAGATATTGCCAGGTAAATCCACGCGAACCGAGGCATAGACTTTGTCGACGCCTTTTTCTTTGCGACCGTCACCGATCACGAAGCCACGCTTAAGGAGATCATTTGCAAAGGCCTTATTTTCCAATTCCTGGGCGGCCCTTGCTAGAGGCTGATTCCACAGAACAGCAGTTGAGAGGCCACCAAGAAGTACAAGAAGCTCACGACGGTTCATTGTGTTTTTCATATCTTATGATCTTAGGAACTGTTTCACGTTTTTGCGACCCTTTTCCCGGTAATCCCAGACCGATGTCGTGAGCGCAAAAGAAAAAGAGTCATACCCACCGGGCATGACTCTTTCTGAGACGCATATATTCGTCGTCGTTTATTTACTGAGAATTACAGACCTTGAGCTTTGATGATCTGATCAACTTGTTTAGAGAATTTTACTAGGTGATTTTTCAACTCTTTAGCACCTTGATCATCGTGATCTTGTACGATTCTTTCAAGTGTTGCACTTGCTACTGTGACTTCTTGACCAATTGCTGAAAGAACGCCGCGAGTGTCATCAACGTTTTGCAAGCTGTCTTGAACTTTGTTTAAGTGAGCGATTGAGGC containing:
- a CDS encoding DUF1513 domain-containing protein, whose protein sequence is MKNTMNRRELLVLLGGLSTAVLWNQPLARAAQELENKAFANDLLKRGFVIGDGRKEKGVDKVYASVRVDLPGNIFLGNFAGTEFKKFETTFLTHQIIQNPVNKDQLIAIQKWGKNALDIKVRSASVTPLVLPKNTVFFGHGVFTPDAKHFLVSAMDYDSGHGCLLVYESSSLKCVDRISTYGMNPHELQLSHDGKNYMVMNSGVPKYQVDRYAKSKVTLQTNFTKIDVASGKLVSQVELLHGSKGYAHFFNIDDKNILALGLSLDDPNSVQTPSALALIEGEKVTDLMVDSAIKDCIGEALSARVMPGGKEALVTFPESDKVAVIDIEKKKVTKTLSMTLPRAVIQTPEPTLLLLSQSASGLPFLAYSSKTKDFVDLKKVFDNPKKELHNWAGRGPHGTEINWPFIA